Proteins from one Mercurialis annua linkage group LG7, ddMerAnnu1.2, whole genome shotgun sequence genomic window:
- the LOC126657356 gene encoding prohibitin-1, mitochondrial: MNFNAAKVPKVPGGAAASALIKLGVIGGLTVYAAANSLYNVEGGHRAIMFNRITGVKDKVYPEGTHFMVPWFERPVIYDVRARPHLVESTSGSRDLQMVKIGLRVLTRPVASHLPSIYRTLGENYNERVLPSIIHETLKAVVAQYNASQLITQREAVSREIRKILTERASNFNLALDDVSITTLTFGKEFTAAIEAKQVAAQEAERAKFIVEKAEQDKKSAVIRAEGEATSAQLIGQAIANNPAFITLRKIEAAREIAHTIANSSNKVFLNSEDLLLNLQKMELEVQGKK, encoded by the exons atgaattttaatgcCGCGAAAGTTCCGAAGGTGCCAGGAGGCGCCGCCGCCTCGGCTTTGATTAAGCTTGGTGTTATTGGTGGGCTTACTGTTTATGCGGCTGCTAATAGTCTTTACAATGTTGAGGGAGGGCATCGTGCCATCATGTTTAACCGTATAACTGGTGTTAAAGATAAG GTTTATCCTGAGGGAACACACTTTATGGTTCCATGGTTCGAACGCCCAGTCATTTATGATGTTCGGGCACGACCTCATCTTGTGGAGAGTACATCTGGGAGCCGTGATCTCCAGATG GTTAAAATTGGCCTTCGAGTTCTCACTCGTCCTGTGGCAAGCCATCTACCTTCAATTTACCGCACTCTTGGTGAAAACTACAATGAGAGAGTTCTGCCTTCTATCATTCATGAAACATTGAAAGCTGTGGTTGCACAGTATAATGCAAGTCAACTCATTACTCAAAGAGAG GCTGTCAGTAGAGAAATACGGAAAATTTTGACCGAAAGGGCATCCAATTTTAACCTTGCTTTGGATGATGTGTCCATTACAACCTTGACTTTTGGGAAAGAATTTACTGCTGCAATAGAAGCCAAACAGGTGGCTGCACAAGAAGCAGAGAGAGCTAAATTCATTGTCGAAAAAGCTGAACAAGACAAGAAAAGTGCTGTGATCAGAGCAGAG GGAGAGGCCACTAGTGCTCAGCTGATAGGTCAAGCCATTGCCAACAATCCTGCATTTATCACACTTAGAAAGATCGAAGCCGCTCGAGAAATTGCGCATACAATTGCAAATTCATCCAATAAGGTCTTCCTTAATTCAGAAGATTTACTGCTCAACCTTCAAAAGATGGAGTTAGAAGTCCAAGGCAAGAAATAA
- the LOC126656076 gene encoding glutaredoxin-C9-like, protein MQQAIPYKSWLPLYTKTTTPLTLISAAKSSRNMSHMVQENAIIVFAKKGCCMSHVVKRLLLGLGVNPPVFEIDEHDEIRVLQELQMVVDVDDGGDSNEVQLPAVFIGGKLFGGLDRLMSSHITGELVPILKKAGALWL, encoded by the coding sequence aTGCAACAAGCAATTCCTTACAAATCATGGCTACCTCTATACACCAAAACTACAACTCCTTTAACCCTAATTTCTGCAGCCAAGAGTTCAAGAAATATGAGCCATATGGTTCAAGAAAATGCTATTATAGTGTTTGCCAAGAAAGGTTGCTGCATGAGCCATGTTGTCAAGAGGTTATTACTAGGTCTTGGTGTGAACCCGCCGGTTTTCGAGATCGACGAGCACGATGAGATTAGGGTTTTGCAGGAATTACAGATGGTTGTTGATGTTGATGATGGTGGTGATAGTAATGAAGTGCAGCTTCCTGCTGTTTTTATTGGTGGAAAATTATTTGGAGGTTTGGATAGGCTTATGAGTAGTCATATTACAGGTGAATTAGTGCCTATTTTGAAAAAAGCTGGAGCTTTATGGCTTTGA
- the LOC126657652 gene encoding protein ECERIFERUM 16 — MDSKALAKSKRAHSLHNSKKQPNSSLKAKAKAASGGGNDAGGGNKVVGKQAREKARQSGLPSNWDRYEEEFDVGPEHQVPGSSANKDSDVVFPKSKGADYRHLIAEAQSQCQSNSYLDPFSSLDDLLPDGFNFGMGPMLSVRGEGILSWIQDDNFVVEDETAANPEAHFLSLNLNALAEQLEKVDISKRLFIEEDLVRPEQSCNGKEATTCSLELDQMQSSETEVSLTVSKDSLLRDSSEKNNKVAKHSSDVTPSGAAVNVHLDPISRDQESYFVNQQTGDLNSSRVSNFAENRDMEPSTFEAELDVLLDSLSETKLLDSSGFRSLSEKEAPRALPQFIKNTMSSLKMTSVASKLDDDLDNLLEETSNLLDQNNPSQPMKANTLSSSQIQSSSSSQSVTKSKVLDDFDSWFDTV; from the exons ATGGATTCGAAAGCATTAGCGAAATCAAAGAGAGCTCATTCATTACATAACAGCAAAAAGCAGCCTAATTCTAGTCTAAAAGCTAAGGCAAAAGCCGCGTCTGGAGGTGGTAATGATGCTGGTGGTGGAAATAAGGTGGTAGGTAAGCAAGCTAGGGAGAAAGCTCGACAGTCTGGTCTTCCTTCGAATTGGGATCGTTATGAGGAAGAATTCGATGTTGGTCCGGAACATCAAGTTCCGGGATCTAGTGCAAATAAGGACTCTGATGTTGTTTTTCCGAAGAGTAAAGGTGCAGACTATCGTCACCTGATTGCTGAAGCTCAGTCTCAATGCCAGTCTAATTCTTATTTGGATCCATTTTCTTCATTGGATGACCTTTTGCCTG ATGGCTTTAACTTTGGAATGGGGCCAATGCTTTCAGTCAGAGGAGAAGGCATTCTATCATGGATTCAGGATGATAACTTTGTCGTGGAAGATGAAACGGCTGCTAACCCAGAG GCACATTTTCTTTCCTTGAATTTAAATGCTCTTGCGGAACAATTGGAAAAAGTTGACATTTCGAAGAGGCTCTTCATCGAGGAAGATTTGGTACGTCCTGAGCAG TCTTGCAATGGAAAGGAGGCAACAACTTGCAGCCTAGAATTAGACCAAATGCAAAGTAGTGAaactgaagtctctttaactgtGTCCAAAGATTCCTTATTAAGAGATTCATCAGAGAAGAATAATAAGGTTGCAAAACATAGTTCTGATGTTACGCCATCAGGAGCTGCGGTTAATGTCCATCTGGACCCTATTTCACGCGATCAAGAATCTTATTTCGTAAATCAACAGACGGGTGATCTCAATTCAAGTCGAGTTAGCAACTTCGCTGAAAACAGAGATATGGAACCGTCCACATTTGAGGCAGAACTAGATGTGCTTCTCGACTCATTGAGCGAGACCAAGCTGCTTGATTCTTCTGGCTTCAGGTCCTTGTCTGAAAAAGAGGCTCCTAGAGCATTGCCACAGTTCATAAAAAACACCATGAGTTCTTTGAAAATGACATCCGTTGCTAGTAAACTGGATGACGATCTTGATAATTTACTCGAAGAAACATCCAATCTGTTGGACCAAAACAATCCGTCTCAGCCGATGAAAGCGAACACATTATCTTCTAGCCAAATTCAATCTTCTTCATCATCTCAATCTGTAACAAAGTCTAAAGTTTTGGATGATTTTGACTCATGGTTTGATACAGTTTGA
- the LOC126654682 gene encoding zinc finger protein NUTCRACKER → MLETISSNDFVQNNLVVLESDNPPLVKKKRNLPGNPDPEAEVIALSPKTLMATNRFLCEICGKGFQRDQNLQLHRRGHNLPWKLKQRTSKEIRKRVYVCPEKTCVHHHPSRALGDLTGIKKHFCRKHGEKKWKCEKCSKRYAVQSDWKAHSKTCGTREYKCDCGTLFSRRDSFITHRAFCDALAEETARINAASNLNGLANINNTFNYHLMGAPNMAQHFSSIFKPIISTNPNDQPMDQTRKGLSFWLNQPHEPITQETHYQFGLTGSSGSIFHHEPLNNISCSNPPPSSDYHQNWPIFGGNNTKNNQQVSVPSLYSTQQPSSSQSHQTCIMSATALLQKAAQIGATSTDPSFLESFGLKSSSNIQIQDQENNNKFCGLMYGLNSTSFASDHHHHVEKNNGLSSLNQLEMYSSSESAAKRQKVVHDHQDCSAAGGGGGGGGQTRDFLGVGVQQAISHQSSINGWI, encoded by the exons ATGTTGGAAACAATCTCTAGCAATGATTTTGTTCAAAACAACCTAGTTGTTCTTGAATCTGATAATCCTCCACTTgtaaaaaagaagagaaatctTCCGGGAAATCCAG ATCCTGAAGCAGAAGTGATAGCTTTATCACCAAAAACTCTAATGGCAACAAATAGATTCTTATGTGAAATATGCGGAAAAGGCTTTCAAAGAGATCAAAATCTACAACTTCATCGTCGAGGACATAATCTTCCATGGAAACTCAAGCAGAGAACCAGTAAAGAAATACGAAAACGAGTCTACGTTTGCCCGGAAAAGACGTGTGTTCATCATCATCCATCTCGAGCTCTCGGTGACCTAACCGGTATAAAAAAGCATTTTTGCAGAAAACACGGCGAGAAGAAATGGAAGTGCGAGAAATGTTCGAAGAGATATGCTGTTCAGTCTGATTGGAAAGCTCACTCCAAAACTTGTGGCACTCGGGAGTATAAATGTGACTGTGGAACCCTATTTTCGCG GAGGGACAGCTTTATAACTCATAGGGCATTTTGTGATGCATTAGCAGAAGAAACAGCAAGAATAAATGCAGCATCAAACCTAAATGGATTAGCCAACATAAACAATACTTTCAACTATCATCTTATGGGTGCACCAAACATGGCACAACATTTCTCTTCAATTTTCAAGCCAATTATCTCAACAAACCCTAATGACCAACCAATGGACCAAACCAGAAAAGGTTTATCTTTCTGGTTGAACCAACCACATGAGCCAATAACCCAAGAAACTCATTACCAATTCGGGTTAACAGGTTCATCCGGTTCAATCTTTCATCATGAACCACTAAATAACATTTCATGTTCAAACCCTCCCCCATCATCAGATTATCATCAAAACTGGCCTATTTTTGGTGgtaataatactaaaaataatcAACAAGTAAGTGTTCCTTCTTTATATAGTACTCAACAACCGTCCTCATCGCAATCTCACCAAACATGTATTATGTCTGCTACGGCTTTACTTCAAAAAGCCGCGCAAATCGGAGCGACTTCAACTGATCCATCGTTTCTTGAAAGTTTTGGATTGAAAAGCAGCAGTAATATTCAAATTCAAGatcaagaaaataataacaaGTTTTGTGGATTAATGTATGGTTTAAATAGTACTAGTTTTGCAAgtgatcatcatcatcatgtGGAGAAAAATAACGGTTTGTCTAGTTTGAATCAGTTGGAAATGTATTCATCATCGGAATCAGCTGCTAAACGGCAAAAAGTGGTGCATGATCATCAAGATTGTAGTGCAGCTGGtggtggaggaggaggaggagggcAAACTAGAGATTTTCTTGGTGTTGGTGTACAACAAGCTATAAGTCACCAATCTTCTATCAATGGATGGATTTGA
- the LOC126657735 gene encoding uncharacterized protein LOC126657735, whose protein sequence is MKFTDSPVTELPIKDKLLSIQQDNGSMHVGTSVWPCSLILSKFADRWSSATAETTNPYSAILNFSATPRRRGIEIGTGCGVAGMAFYLLGLTDIILTDIAPVMPALKHNLKRNKQTLGKMLKTSILYWNNKDQLTALNPPFDVVIATDVVYIEESVRDLVTVMDDLVAENGVILLGYQLRSPEADKKFWEICIEVFEIEKVPHEDLHPDYAYEETDVFIFRKKKKITV, encoded by the coding sequence atgaaATTCACTGACTCGCCGGTGACCGAACTTCCGATCAAGGACAAGCTCCTTTCTATCCAGCAAGACAACGGCTCCATGCACGTCGGCACCTCCGTCTGGCCGTGCTCTCTCATCCTCTCGAAATTCGCCGATCGCTGGTCCTCCGCCACCGCCGAAACCACAAACCCTTACTCCGCCATCCTCAACTTCTCCGCCACTCCCCGCCGCCGCGGAATCGAGATCGGCACTGGCTGTGGAGTTGCCGGTATGGCCTTCTACCTCCTCGGACTTACCGACATCATTTTAACCGACATTGCTCCGGTAATGCCTGCACTTAAGCATAATTTAAAACGGAATAAGCAAACCCTAGGTAAAATGCTGAAAACGTCGATTTTGTATTGGAATAATAAAGATCAGTTAACGGCGTTGAATCCGCCGTTTGATGTAGTTATAGCGACGGATGTTGTTTATATTGAGGAGAGTGTGAGGGATTTAGTGACGGTTATGGATGATTTAGTTGCGGAAAACGGTGTCATTTTGTTAGGGTATCAATTGAGGTCACCTGAAGCGGATAAGAAGTTTTGGGAAATTTGTATAGAGGTGTTTGAGATTGAGAAGGTTCCTCATGAGGATTTGCATCCAGATTATGCTTATGAGGAGActgatgtttttatttttcgcaagaagaagaagataaccGTATAA
- the LOC126657736 gene encoding homeobox-leucine zipper protein ATHB-52-like produces the protein MNSHFHQSQTPSHHSSKPGKKRLAGDQLQILESNFNANQKLKAEHKLELASQLGVPPRQVAIWYQNKRARHKVETKEHEYKNIQHELGNVLAEKINLEKEVQMLKYELNKAREMLALASTTSATASDDDHANSYSPGNLTFSWLDTSNLLSGEEIYASLTGPASMLEKYTSNHGLLAESMKPNHDTNSDY, from the coding sequence ATGAATTCTCATTTCCACCAATCCCAAACTCCAAGCCACCACTCTTCAAAACCCGGCAAAAAAAGGCTCGCCGGAGACCAACTTCAAATCCTGGAATCAAATTTCAATGCCAACCAGAAGCTAAAAGCCGAACACAAGCTCGAACTTGCTAGCCAACTAGGAGTCCCGCCAAGACAAGTCGCGATATGGTATCAGAACAAAAGAGCCAGGCACAAAGTCGAAACGAAAGAGCACGAGTACAAGAACATCCAGCACGAGCTAGGTAATGTGCTAGCAGAGAAGATTAACCTCGAGAAAGAAGTTCAGATGTTAAAATACGAGCTGAACAAGGCTCGAGAGATGCTAGCACTTGCATCGACAACATCTGCAACTGCATCTGATGATGATCATGCCAATTCATACTCACCTGGAAATCTGACATTTAGTTGGCTTGATACCAGCAACTTATTATCAGGAGAGGAGATATACGCTAGTCTGACTGGTCCTGCTTCCATGCTGGAGAAGTACACCAGCAATCACGGCCTCTTGGCTGAATCTATGAAACCTAACCATGATACAAACAGCGACTATTAA